The genomic region TTCGTCCTGTTGTGTGTATTGCCCTAATATATTGCTTGGTTGTATGGTCGTTGGTTTTGTTGGGGTTGCAGCCTTTGCAGTACTGGGTCTAGTATGGTGCTTTCTCCGGGTGCTATCTTTCAGTACTAATTTTTGGTTGTTGGGATCAACCTTTTTATTGTCGTAAAAGATAAGGACAAAATAATGAACGGTTGAAAAAGTGAGTCATGCAAGGACGAAGATTcagtaaaaaaatgaaaggcaTATATTATATCGTCAGCGATTAGGTTTTTTAGATAGAGACCCATGATTGTTCATTTCCAATTCTCTTTTAACATCACAAAATGAGTTGTTaagtggtttttttttaaatgttatattagcGAAATTTAAGTGATGATTTGACGATTGATGTAATGAATGAGTAGAAGAAGATATTTTAAATCCAAGTTGATTTAACGATCAATATCAAATATTGACAAATAaagctatttgaattttggttaactGATACTTGATGTTCAAagatattttctaaaaaaaaattgaactgtaaaaaggaaattgaagaaaaacttTTGTTTGATGAGGGATTGTAAATGTACAAGATCATATGGTAATTTATctctttttctaattaaaaaaagttaaaagtaagCCTAAAACCTAATCAACTAAACCAATTAAACCAACCTATTGTCATGGTTCTTCTAATTAACAGACAAGTCCACCCTCTCTCCATCTCCCTTTAAAATCACACGTTAAGGCATCGTTGCATGCTCCCCCCAACAGTCAACCCCTTAACAACAGTCAACCCCCCTTTCAGTTCTGGTCTGCCCCCCATTGCTATGCTACTTTAGGCTTACTCTTCGGGCAGCTTCGTTCAGTTCTGGTGGTTCCATTTATATATACAGATATACTCGCTTTCTTCATTCAAAGAAATGGATTGGGATGGCACCATTCGACCCTTTATTTCACGACTAGAACCTTCTCTTAACTTCCCTTCTAACtataattataatcaatatccaggtaatatatatatttatatatagtccctttattttcttgttcttccactttctttatttctaactttttgtTTCAGAAGGTGTGGAGGACATGAACAATCAAGGATTTGAAGAAGCTGGCAATGGGTTGGTTCCAGATTTGAATATGAACGGCTTCATGAACAATGGTAAAGGTAACAACAACAAGAAGAAGAGATTGACAAGTGATCAGTTAGATTCGTTGGAAAGGAGTTTCCAAGAAGAGAATAAGTTGGATCCCGACAGGAAAATGAAGCTTTCCAAGGAACTTGGACTTCAACCAAGACAAATCGCTGTCTGGTTCCAAAACAGGCGTGCTAGATGGAAAGCTAAACAGCTTGAACACTCATATAATACGCTTAAACATGAGTATGATATTATCTCCATTGAAAAGCAAAAGCTACAAGACGAGGTTAGCCTCTATATtcaaaactctatttttttattcccTTCTCTCGCTCTCTACATATCTTTACGTGGAACTTGGTGCACTGTTTTTATAAACGAATATGCTTGTTGTCTCTATTGTTGAGGTTTCCCCATTTTgttatacacacatacatacatataatatatatatttatactgtACTCTCATACCTTTTACGCAGGTGATGGAATTGAAAGGAATGCTAGTGGAACAGGCGACAAGGAACCAAGTCTCCACGGTTTACAAGGAAATCTCCGGCGGAGAGATCATCGAAAGTAGCTCGATTCGGAGCTCGAACAAGACGAGTATAGCAGGAAACGACTATATCCGATAGTTGAATGTAACTATATTTTCAATGAGGATGAGAATAACCCAGTTTCCACTCACTACTGGGATATTCAACTCCCTTCTTATCCCTAAAACACTAGTTTAATTAAGCACTTAATCTTAGTTTGCTTAGTTTTTTTTAGGTTGGTCCTCGTTTCAGTAcaatttggattttggtttgaAGACTTTGTTGGAGAAATTGACGTAACATTAATGTATCAAAGGCTGCATCAGTGAGTATTGGATCAAAAGATTGAAGTACATTTTGCTTGCTTACTACGGCTGAATAGTTTCTGAATACGGTACCCGAAATAGTGAACTTAAATTGGAGTTGAAATTCGTGTATTtagtaacaattaaattaatttaatcgtATGAAAacgcaaaaattaaaaattaaccaattaaattattttatagtgtTGGGatgaatttgtataaaatattttcttttgtttgacacatttcttgaaaatatttgataaagtTGTTTTCAgttaaacaaacatacatttaagatttataaaaagTAGCGAACTAATTACAAAGTGATGTTAAATAGGAAACtggtcatttttgttaaaaatttcatccatttctattattaaaaactagcATGGCTAACCAAATAATCAGACAATTACATGTGGTGTGCTATGTGTACCTAATTCTGACGTATCTTTAGTAGTAAAagggatgaaatttttaacaaaagaatcaatttactttttggTCTAACATACAAGAactaatttgttctttttttaatagagaAGAAAAAATGCAATCTAAGTACAAAgacctccatgatacttttattgGTATCTTTTACTATCTTTGAAgggttaaaattgaattataaatttatgaaagtgATATTCTTATGTATTTGTAGCTGATTTAGAGCATTGCTCTCCTTTTCTACCAAAAACTCAAGCCACAAGTAAATgctcaaagaaaaaaattatcaatccACAAAATGCATTAGAAAACAAGAAATAATGACCTCTTGAGCCATTAATATGTTATCTGTAATATTTCTCCTAGCCACGATAAtcataaaacaatattaaaaaaacataaactacTGTTATGAATCTAGAAATGGTGGGTTTATCAAACTGAACTAAATGCAAAAGGGGAAGGACATGGGGGTACTGAAACTTGAACAACTCCTCCAAGCATTTGAGTAACAATTTTCATGGAACGTCTTAAAGATAGGTCCTTTTGTATGCACCAAATCCCCACCATTACCAACCTTTCAATCCTTCTAATATCAAGCTTTGCCTCCTCATCATTTTCCACTAACTTATCTAATATAACAATCATACACCCAATTAACTAGTATAATTTCGTCTTCGTTCTCTCTTTCGGTTTCTAAACTCTTCCTGCAGAACATTATATCTAGCAACATCACTCCGAAACTATACACATAGACCTTTTCGGTAATTGGCATGTTCTTGAACCATTCCGGTGCTACATAACCTCTAGTTCCTCTAATGGCAGTAAGAGTTTTAGCCTGTTCGATCATAAGAATTTTTGCCAACCTGAAATCCGATATCCTTGCGGTGAAAGAGTCATCGAGGAGTATGTTTTGGGGCTTAATGTCATAATGAATTATCTGTGTGCCACATTCTTCATGCAAGTAAGCGAGCCCTCTGGCGATTCCAAACGCTATCTGGACTCATTTGTTACAGTCAGGTTTCGATATTCCAGAGAGAAAACTAGCTAAAGTCCCATTGCTCACGAACTCGTAAACCAAAAGCCGGTGCCGTCCTTCGTTGCAAAAGCCGACCAATCTCACCAAGTATCTATGATGAGTCTTTGCTATTGCGCTTGCTTCTGCTACAAACTCCTTCTGTCAGTCTTGTATCATATTGTCTAGCTTCTTGACAGCAATCAAAGTTGTTGACCCCTTTGTATACAGCCCGAAAGCACCTCTTCCAAGTTCCTCGCGAAACCCCTCTGTGGCTTTTTCGAGGTATTCGAAACCAAAACATTGTAGGTTTGTTTCTAAAATGCTCGACACCGCAGTGTGCTTCGGTCTTTTGTGGTACCAACAAAAGAATGCTATCAAAGAAGCTGCCTTGAGCAGGAAGTTGAGGAACACTGAGCTCCCCGAGAGGATTGATTGCAGTTGCTTGATCCTTTTGAGTAATGGTCTCTGGAGAAGGAACAAGTTGTTTTGAAGTAACATTAGCTTTCGGTATTTTGATGAACACCGTACCATAGGTACTAATGTCCTCCCACTCACTCGTAAGTGGCAATTTCTTCTTCCAACAGCTTCCACTATAAGTGATGGTGATCACGCAATTGCAATCGGAAATGCAAGCATCGCGGCAATCGTCTTTGTTCGATGGGATGAGCGCTTCGTAAATTACCGAAGTTCGCCAAACTAAAAGTTTCAGCGTTTTCTTTTCATATAATTCCTTTGGATTTGAAGCATTAGGATCACATATCTGCACATAGTCTTGCTTGCAACCACTGAATTTATCGTCTGGATCTGACAAGGAGAATCCAAGAAGGCAATGACAGATTATTCTTCGATTCAAGTCGGGTTTTGCAGTAGCTGTTGAACCCACAAATACCACCGCCGAGATCGTTGCTGAAGTCGGTACAAATGTCATTCGGCTTGGACCAAAGATGGGTCCAGAATTTGACCCAATTGCTTCCATTTGTTGGAAACTTCGGATGAGCATACCGTGTGAAAATCCCATCAACATCAAGTGTTGCCCTGTGAAAGAAATCTTTCGGCAACGGAATTGATCCTGTTGTGAGGTTTTCAATGTTCCCATTCCTCCTAATGACATTAAGGTAACCTAATTCATCTAAAACTAATCGAAAACCGGAGTTTGATTCATTAGCAGCATCATTTGTTCCACTAACATAATAAGCACTATAAGCTGTCTTTGTTGGCAAAGCAACGGGATTTAGCGCAAGATTGCCATCCGTAAGCAACCGAAGTTGAAACCTTCCTATATCGTAGCTATTTTCAGTTCTCCAGAAAGATAACTATCCACCGAGCTCCATCTCTTGCATTGGCAATATGGTGTCGGCTGGTTCTCCAAAGCTTTCCCATACAGGGCTAAAATCCTTACCTACAAGGATGAAATTCCCTGTGTTGAGCATAGCGGTATAAGCAAACTTATCTACCACGGAAGTCGGTTTCCAGATTTCTTCACCTTGTGGAGTCGTAAGAGTGAACTGTACATCGACACCGAGCTCGAGTTTCGATCCTTCTGGTGCTGGGTTTTGTTGCTTCGGATACCATATTATGGTTTTATCCGGTATGGTATCGAACCATATGGCAAGAAGAAAGAGATTTTGATTATTAATGCGACGAAATCTAAAAGCAAATTCTTTAGAAGGTGAATGCCATGGAGGAGAATCCTCTGAGGCTACAGTAGAAGATCCTAAGCTAATATTTGCAGTTTGAGAGGCCACAAAAACTTGAATAGCAACACAAAGCAATAGACTGAAACTACGTAAAACTCGTGGATGCATTTCAATGATATGGAATGGGATTATCGTGCAGCATAAAAAACTAGAATTGTATAAGTGAAAGGATtgcataaaaaattagaatcttatcatattttttcacctcattttcagctttttcctcttgaaaaatttcaaatctaacTAAGACTGCtaaaaattaagaagaaaaatttgatttgtcattctcttaTTAAAAATGGATAGGCATAAGGtggaatcacaatttcataccaTCCATTCTCATCATATAAATAGTtgataattaatgaatattttctttGACGAAGTCAATGCATGTAATGATATgagaaatgattatatgaaataGAGAGGTTAGGCAGCCTCCTGTATGCtttactaattatttttttcaatgtcATTGACACAtcatattgataaatttttttaatttaaaccttGAACCCTGAATCTTAGACCATGAAACGTTAGACTCTAAATCCCAGACCTTAAATCTTGAACTTTAAACCTTGGACCTTGAATCCTAGACCTTGTACCCTAAATCTTGGATTCAAGGTTCAGGATCCATGGTCCAATGTCTAGGGTGTAGGGTCTAAGGTTCAGAATCTAAAGTCTAGGGTCTAGGGtctagattaaaaaaaatatcaatatgaTGTGTCAATGATATGAAAAAAAGATACTGAaatgacattaaataattagtaaGGGATACAAGATGATATAGCGTCTCTATTTCATACAATCTTTTTCTGTAATGATAAAAGCCATTAGGAAAGGTCAGTGAgcaaatgaaatggaaatttccttcttctttcttttttttccttttttacataataatttatttatccatccaactttacaaaaaaaaaaaattttaatttttcatttaattttttttttatcttctaaACTTTTGTTGTTTATCAAATTACctcaaaatgaatagaaaagttatcggttaactttgttgatgtgatTGTTAAGAGTTAGTTAGTGTTCAGCTATGGTAGTTAGTGAGCTGTTAAGGGAGGTAGTTATTTTGGATGTGATGTCTTTCCTGCGGATCGTGTTGTCAACTCCTTCCCACGCCATGATTTGGTAAAGCTTGATGATAACTCGTTTGTGCAATGGAAGCAGTAGGTTAGGCTTATTGTTAATGGTTATGGTTTGTTTGGTTTTCTTGATGGCACTGTTGCAGCTCCGTCACGATTCGTTCAAGCCCCTGAAGGTGCGCTTGTTGTTAATCCGGCTGCCTCGGTATTTCAACAATAAGATAACTTATTGACATCGTGGCTTCTCTCCACCATTAGTACGTCTACCTTGTCTTTCTTCACAGATGTGCAGTTGGCTTCGAATATGTGGACGATGGCGGGTGCGCTTTTTGCGGCTAATACGGAAGTGAAACAGTCTAGGTTGCATCACGATTTACACTCTCTCAAAAAGGGGAATCTTTCTATTTGTGAATATGTAGCTAAATTGAAAGGCATCTGTGCGATTTTAGATGCGTCCGGTTCTTCTGTTTCTGCGGCTGAACGCACGGTGGTTTTACTTGCGGGGCTTCCATCGGAGTTTGATGCCATTGTCTCCGTTGCCTCTTTTTCGTTGAATCCGGTGCCATTTCAATGCATTGTTGATACTCTTCTTGACTGCGAAAGTCGTCAAACGAGGGCCATACAAGAAATCATGTTTGCCGTGAATCTCGTGGAAGATTCGTCGCTGTCGTTTCTGGATGGGTCTGCTCGTGGTGGCCGCTCGGTGTCGCGGGGTCGGGGCAAGGGTTTTCGGCCTCATCTCCAGTGTCAAATTTACTCAAGATTTGGCCATGTTGCCCAGCGATGCTTTTATCGATATCGGCGTGGTGACCCTCCGGTGAGTTCTCCAGCGGGTTCGGCTCGTGATGATTCTCGTTCTACCGATTGGTCTTTTCCACAGCACACGTGGCCTTGGGTTTCAGATCCTTAAGTTTGGCAAAGTGGGGCTGGTTAGCATGGTTTTGGTAACGGTCAAACTTGGCAGGTGGGTCCTGGTTGGGGTTTTGGTCAGCCGAATGTTGACTATTCTACATGGTGTGGGCCGGATGTTGGTCCTCATGCTGGTGGGCCATTGATGCCGTAAGCTTCTAGGTCTTCTCATAATGGGTCGCCACAATTTATGTTTAATAGGGGGCTGCCTAATTTTAGGTATAATAATGGGCCAAATGGTGATATTAGACCTGATCATGGGCCTCGACCATCTGCTCCTTTAGTGGCCAATGAACTTGTGTCCAATAATGTTCAGTTTGATCATTTTCGTTCTTTCAGGTCTTCGGGTCCGGTGTCAGGTGATGTTGAGGTTCCGTGGCGTACTAAACTGCAGGCTCGTGTCTGTGTTGGGCTTCCTCGACTTGGTGATCTGCATGCTTCTGACTATTCTAACCCGACTATAAACACCACTCATCATGGGACTAGTGATGATGGTAATGCTCCTGGACCGGTTGGCACCACGTCTTGGTACCCTGATTCTGGAGTGAGTAATCACGTGTGTCGGGATTCTTCTGCATTGCGTGATGTTGTTCCGTATTCAAGTAAGTCTTCTCTCTTGATGGGGATGGTTCGCCTGCTATGATTTCATCTATTGGTCAAGGTGTTTTACCTACAACTACTAGGTTGCTTCGATTATCTAATATCTTGTGTGCTCCAGCTATACGCAAAAATTTATTGTCAGTGTCTCAATTTGCAACTGAAAATgatgtattttttgaatttcactCTACACATTGTGCTATTAAGAACAGCATGACGCAGGAAATTCTGCTGACGAGGCATATTCATAATGGGTTGTATCAATTTTCTCTACCACAAGGGCCTGCTCCAAATATTATTGATCCATCTGCTGCTCAAGTTAGACTTCAGCATCGGACGGATGATAGTGAGGTTTTGTTGTTATGGCACATGCGTCTTGGCCATCCTTCTACTTCGGTTGTCAAGACTGTTCTTAATAATTgtcatatcaaattaaataaagtttttattGATTGTATATGTACTGCgtgtaaaaaaaaggaaaatttcacAAGTACCTTTTTTTGATTCAACTACTGAGTATACCGCTAAAGGCATAAAAAAATAccgctaaaaacctattttggtgtagtgttggGGACCTGCGTCTGTTGTCTGTGCTAACAACTGGTTTTACGTGACGTTTATTGACATGTGTACT from Gossypium raimondii isolate GPD5lz chromosome 1, ASM2569854v1, whole genome shotgun sequence harbors:
- the LOC105787362 gene encoding homeobox-leucine zipper protein ATHB-22, producing the protein MDWDGTIRPFISRLEPSLNFPSNYNYNQYPEGVEDMNNQGFEEAGNGLVPDLNMNGFMNNGKGNNNKKKRLTSDQLDSLERSFQEENKLDPDRKMKLSKELGLQPRQIAVWFQNRRARWKAKQLEHSYNTLKHEYDIISIEKQKLQDEVMELKGMLVEQATRNQVSTVYKEISGGEIIESSSIRSSNKTSIAGNDYIR